GGACTTCAACATCTCGTGTTCATTTAATTCGTATCAAGTGGCCCTTTTCTTACATAGACCCTGGGCTTACACATCAAGCTCACTTTCAGAACAAACGCCCCTGCACTGCATCCAGTCCAGGGGCGTCAACATGACCAAAAAAACAGCAAATCTTACTTTTTGCGTTCCAGACACAGCGCATGCGTGGTGCAAGCAGTCACGCAGGCCGGTTCCAGACCGGCATCAAGGCGGTCCATGCAATAATCACATTTCCCGACGATGTTTTCTTCCTCGTGCAGGACGGGGATGTTCCAGGGACACGCCTCGATACACGCCTCGCATCCGATGCACAATTCCTTGACCACGTACACAAGTCCATCGGACTCGCGGCGTACCATGGCTTCCGTGGGACAGGCCGCAACGCAGGCGGGGTCGTCACAATGATAGCAGCTTCGAAAAGAGGCCTTCATCACGATTTTGCCGTCTTTGAGTTCCGGCTTGCCGGAGGTGTGTACGGCGTATTTGATCCCGACGGGATTATTGTTCTTGACCTTGCAGTGCACTTCACAGGCCTTGCAGTGAATGCAACGCTTCTTGTCCAGTTTCATTCTGTAATTGCTCATCGCTGCCCCCTAGATTTTGCGCACGCCGACAAAATGTTCCTGCATGGAGAGACATCCCCCGCCCTTGTCCCAGCTTTCCAGACCGCCGGGCATGAGCTCATGGTCGGCCGCGCCCTTGCCTATGGCTCGCGATTCGACCGGCAACTTGTGCCCGAATCCGTGAACCATGAACAGGGCTTCCGGATGCACGCAATCCGTCACAAAAGCTCGAATCCTTCCGCTTTCGCCCCTGACCGAGAAGACCTCGACCAGGTCGCCGTCGGCGATGCCCATCTCGGCGGCGCGACTGGTGTGAATCCAGGCCACGTTCTCGGGCATCTGTTCGGCCAGGAGAGGATTGTTGACCGTGTGCCCCTGGGTGTGCACGCCGACCCGGCCAAAGGCGATGCGGAACATCCCTTGCGGCGGACGTGCCGGAGAAATGTACGGAGGGAGGGTGTCATGCCCGGCCTTGGCCCACTTGCCGCTCGACATCTCGATCTTGCCCGATGGCGTGGGCAGCTTGATTTCGGACATGGGGCGGTACAGAGGCTTGTCGGCCAATTCCACAAAACCCTTGGCCTGGAAGTCCTCGATGCTCACGCCGGTTTCCTGCAACTGGTAGTTCCAGAGGTCCTCGATAGTCTCGAAGGCCAAAGGATCAAGACCCAGGCGCTTGGCCAGACCGCAGATGATTTCCCAGTCGGCCTTTGAGTCAAAGGTCGGCTCCTGAGCCCGGTGGCGGACAAAGAACTGGGGTTTGAGGCCCGATTTGCCGGCGATGATGCTCTCGCGCGCCAGGTAGGTGGACAGGGGCAGGACCACATCCGAATTCCAGGCCGTGTCGGACCAGGAGAAGGTGATGCTGACCAGAAGGTCGAGCCCGGCCCATTTTTTCTTCAGCGCCTCGGGATCGGGCATGGCCATGAGCGGATCGTGGCGGAAACACAGGTAGGCCTTGACGGGATACGGCTCGCCCGTGACGATGGCGTCATAGGCAAGGTTCACAAGGCCCGGGCCGCCATCGAACTGCGGGTATTTCCAGCCCACGCCGTCGGCCCGCTTCTCTTCCGGCTTGGGGAAAAGATCGACCAGCTTCTTCAAGCCCTTGCGGCCCACTTCCTTGGCCGCGTTGACGAACGGCAGTCCACCCTTGGCACCAATGGAACCGAGCAAAGCGTTGATGATGTAGGCTGTGCGGCAGACCTGAAAGGAGTCGTTGTAGCGGGCGACCATCCAGCCGGGATGCCAGACCACGCTCGGGGCGGCTGCGGACAGCTGGCGGGCCAGATCGACGATGGCCTCGGCCGAAGCGCCGGTCTCGGCGGCGGCCCACTCGGGCGTGTAGGGCTTCACGAATTCCTTGAGCTGCTCGAAGCCGTCCACGAACTGCTCGACGTATTCCTTGTTGTAGAGACCCTCGTAAATGAGCGCGTGAATGACGCCGAGGTTGAAGCCGTAGTCCGTACCCGGGCGGATGAGAAAGAAATTGTCGGCCTTGCTCGCGCTGACGTTGCCGCGGATATCGATGACCGTCAGCTTTGCGCCCCCGGCGATGCCATCCAGGGCGGCGTTGACCTCGGCCACGTTGATGGCCTCCATGATATTGCGGGTCTGGAGGATGATGTGCTTGGCGTTGCGCAGGTCATAGGCCACCATCTTGCGGCCCACGCCGATGACGGACTGCGCGCCGTGCTGCACGTTGCGGGCGCAGGAGGCGTCATGGTTGCAATAGTTGGGCGAGCCGATGCCGCGCATGAAGGCCTGATGCAGATCCGGGAAGGGACCTCCGCGATCGCTCCACAACACCGAACGGGGGCCGTGCTCGGCCATGATGCCCTTGAGTTTGTCGGCAACGTAGTCCAGGGCTTCGTCCCAGGACACGGCCTTCCATTTGCCTTCGCCGCGCTCGCCCACGCGAATGAGCGGAGTCTGGGGCTTTTCCGGATCCTGCTCCAGGGCGATACCTGCCGCCCCACGGGCGCAAAGTCCCTTCTTGAGCGGAGAAAATTCGTTACCCTGGACGCGAACGGCCTTGCCGTCCTGCACATCCACCTGGATTGGGCAGCGCACGGTGCACATGCCGCAGACACTGAACACTGATTTTGTTGCCGTCATGGCCATCTCCCGCTGATAAGGCGCAAAACCCGAAATCGGGCCCCGCTGATGGTTATTCAATATGATTGTTTGTCACTACCTGCAGACAGGTGACAAGGAAAACACACTCGGGGAATGACCCTTTTTTCACAATCATCTCCTGGGCAACCCCCCGCTCAGACCTTTTTCTTTTCCGGGCTTGTATCAATTCCTCGTAGCTCCTGCTTCTCGTTCTTAAGCATACGCCGGTCGTTTTTTTAATTGGCGTGAATCCGCATATCGTTCTGACGAACATCCGCGCGTTTCTATTTCTCGATCATGGAAGACTTCGCGCCGATCAGCGTCAATCCGCGCACCTTGTCCAGAAAGTCGTCCCGGCCCACATCGTCCCGCTCCTCGCCGGGCCGCAGGGTCGAGATGACGAGACGTCCGACCACGGCCCGCCCTTCGCCCCCTTCCGGCAAAACGGTGCGCACTCCCCACAGGTTGTGCAGCATGAGCGGTTCATTCCGGTCGCTTGTGCCGAGATAGAGTCCGATATGGCCCGGCAGCCAGACAAGGGAGGCAAACGGCACGCCCTGGGTGCGGATGGCGTTCAGCTTGGCGGCAGCGTCCAGCCCCTCCAGGGAGAGGTGTTCTCCTCCGTGTTTCGCCTGCTGCGAGGAATTGCGCGGCAGCCAGATGCCAAAGGGCAGGAACAGATCACGCATGGCGGATGAGCAGTCGCGATTCTCGAACATGCCGCCCCATCCGTAGAGCTGCCCGGACATGGCGTCGGCCAGCTCCGCCACGGTGCGCGAAGTCAACGGCAGGGGCATGCGCGACGCCTGCAGATAGCCAAGCTCGGCCAGGGCCACCTTCGCCCGGCCCGTGGCGTCCCGGACAGGGACCTTGACCATGAAACCCTGCCCTCCCCGGGAATGCAGGGGAAAAATGGCCCCGATATGGGTCTGCCCCAGAAACATGCCCTGCCCGACCAGCGAGGTCTCGTCCTTGCGTAGGGCCACCATGGCCCTTGATTCGTATTGCGCGCAAAAATTCGCGTCCGTCAGGGCCACGTCTTCGCTACGCACCCAGCCGTTGGCAAAGGCCGTCTCGACGTAATACCAGGCCCGGTCCAAAGAGACGTGGGTGATGAAGACGGGCGTGCCCATCCACACGGCGGTGTTCTGAAAATAGTCGAAGGGAAAGCCTTCGCCGGGCCGTTTCGGATCCAGAAAAAACGGCCGATTCGAGGGCAGTACGCGCATGGCGGTGTTGCGTACGGTGATGGCCGGAGCGCTCAAGGAGGGATATGTGGGCAGATCCTGCAAGGCCACGACATGCACCCACCTGTCCTGCGGATACGGCTGCAGATTTTCGGCGTAGCCCTGTTTGGATCCAAGGCCGCGCACGCCCCAGGAAATGTCTTTCGCGGACAATGACGCACGCACCTGCTTCCACGGCGCAAAAAAGCGCTCCAGGGCCTGGTTGTGCATGGCGGCCTGCTCCGCCGGGGCCATGAGCGGCTGATCCGACACCGGCACTGCAAGGCTTGCCCGCTGCGGCACAGCCAGGACGATTTCCGAAAGCAGGGCCGGACCCTGCGGCGTCTCGTCCCTCTCCACCAGCGTCGGCCCAGAGTCAGGTTTGATTTCGGACCCTGGCTTGCCGGCACAGGCGCTCAGGAGCGTGATGAAAACCGCCGCCCACACCCCGAGAATCAAACCGCGCAAAATTGTCTTCATGTTTCCTGACCCATGCGTTGATGTGCGAAAATCAGTCCGTCCGGCACCGGCCGGGGCTGCACGCTCCTGCCCCCCGGCTGCGCTCAATACACCTTGCGCCGGGAAAACCCCTTGCCGATGACGTTGAACGTGTTTTCAAAAATGACGAAAGCGTCGGGATCGAGAGTGAATATCAATTCCTCAAGCTTTTTCTGCTGCACGTTGTTGACCACGGTCATGACCACCTGCTTGGGCTGCCCGGTGTACCCGCCGCGTCCTTCGAGCAGGGTCACGCCCCGGTTGGCGCTCTTGATGATGGCGTCCGAAATGACCTGGGCGTGATCGGAGATGATGAACACGAGCTTGCGCTGATTGAACATGCTCAGGACATAATCCATGATCTGGCTGGTCACGAAAACCATGATCAGGGAATAGAGCACCATGTCCGTCTCCAGCAGCGAGAAGCTGATGGTGAACAGGGCCGCGTTGAAAATGAAACTGACCTGGCCGATGCGGAATCCGAAACGCTGGTGCAGGAGGATGCCGAGAATATCGAGTCCGCCGGTAGATCCGAGGGAACGCATGCTTATTCCCGCTCCTGCGCCGAGCATGGCCCCGCCGGCAATGGCCGCGAGCAGATGGTCGTGCACGGGAAGGGTGAAGCTGATGATCTCCATCCAGGCCGTGATGGCGCACATGCCGTAGGCCGTATACAGCACGAATCTGCGGCTGATCATGACCCAGCCGATCACGGCGATGGGAATGTTCAGGACGAAGAGCCACAGTCCCGGAGTCAGCGTTGCCGTGAAGTAGTAGATCAAAAGGGCGATGCCCGACACGCCACCGGTCACGAATCCGTGCGGCACGGCCACCGACTTGATGGACATGGCGACAAGGAAGCTGCCCACGGTCAGGAGAAATATGTTCCACGGGATGGAGTAGGCGTAGAGCCGAAGTTTGGAGTTCATGGATGCCAACATGCCGCGTTTAACGGAAATGTCCAGCCTTTTGCCAAGACAACACCGTGACAAGCCCGAGTCCCATCCGCGTGGATTCGCCAACCTCTTCTTGTCCTGTCGCCATCCCCTGCGCTACGCTACTGCAAATCCATCCTTGGGAGCACTTTCATGAGCATCAAAGTCGCCACGCATATCGATTTCACGGCCATGACCCAGATTTTTGCGCAGGCCGAGCGCAAGGGACGAGACCTCCTCTACGAGCACGAGGTCTACAGCCTGCTGCGCAACCTCGGCTCCGAGACGCCGCCGCGCAGCCTCCTGCTCCTGGCCGGAACACGCCCTTCTGACGAAGAACTGCTGGCCCTGCCCGGCGACAGGGTCGTGCTCAAGATCGTCTCGCCCTACATCGTGCACAAGAGCGACGTCGGCGGCGTGCGCATCGTCCCCAAGCATCCGGACAAGATCCGCTCGACCTGGCGGCGCATGATGTACGAGGTCGCCGAAAACTACGCCGATCGCATCGAACGCCGCCCCACCCATGCCCCGGCGCACTATCAGGGACTGACCGGCGACGCGCTGGTCTCGGCCATCTCCCAGGACATTCAGGGCGTGCTCCTGGTGCAGTTCATTCCGCCGGACGCCACCTCATTCGGCAATGAGCTCATTGTCGGCCTGCGCGCCACGCGTGAATTCGGCATGGTCCTCACCGCCGGAGTCGGCGGCACGGACACGGAGCTTCTGGCCGACAATTTCCGCAAGAACCGCAGCATCGTCTCGGCCTCCACCGAACTCAACGACGGCGAGTCCTTTTTTGAACTCTTCAGGCGCACCGTGGCCTACAAGGTCCTGGCCGGAAAGACGCGCGGGCAGAAACGCGCGGTCGCCGACGAACAGCTCATCGAATGCTTCTCGGCCTTCATCCAGGTCGGGAACTTCTTTTCGCCCACGGCCGGGGACGCCCCCTTTGTCATCGAGGAACTGGAGATCAATCCCTTCGCCTTTTCGGACTTCATGATGGTGCCGCTTGACGGAATGTGCCGGTTCTCGCTGCCGCAAAAGACGCTGGCCGCCCCCAGGCCAGTGGAAAAAATCCACACCCTGCTGCATCCGGTCCGCATCGCTCTCATCGGGGTGTCCACATCCCGCCAGAACTTTGGCCGCGTCATCCTGCAGAACGTCCTGGCCCACGGTTTTCCGGCGGACAGGATTACGGTCATCCATCCGTCCGCCACGGAAATCGACGGCGTCGCCTGCGCCCGGGAGCTGTCTGCCCTCAGCGAACCGGTGGACCTCTTCGTAGTGGCCGTGGCGGCCGAAAACCTGCCGGAACTGATCGAAGAGATCATGAACTGCAAAAAAGCCGCATCCGTACTGCTCATCCCGGGCGGCCTGGGTGAAACGCAGGACAGCAGGGCCATGGCCGAGAAGATCATGTCCAGGATCGACGACGGCCACAGACAGGGCGATGGGCCCGTCTTCCTGGGCGGCAATTCCATGGGCGTCATTTCCCACCCCGGGAATTACGACACCTGGTTCATCCCCGAAAATAAACTGCCCAAGGGCCGGGGACAGCACCATCGCAACTCCGCCTTCATCAGCCAGTCCGGAGCGTTCATGGCCACACGAATGAGCCGCGCCCCGGAGCTGGACCCGGCCTATCTGATCTCCATTGGCAACCAGAACGACCTGACCCTTGGTGACTTCATGGCCTATTTCAAGAGCCATCCGGACACGGATGTGATCGGGGTCTACTGCGAAGGATTCAATGACCTTGACGGCGTGCACTTCACCCGCGCGGTGCGGGAGGCGGTCCTGGCCGGCAAGGAAATCATCTTTTACAAGGCCGGGCGCACGCCCGAGGGCAAGACCGCGACATCCAGCCACACGGCCTCCCTGGCGGGAGACTACACGGTCTGCGAATCCTGCCTGACCCAGGCCGGGGCCATGGTGGCCAGATCCTTCAACCAGTTCACGGAACTCTACATGCTGGCCAAGGGGCTGCATGGCAAAGCCATTGCCGGCAACCGCATGGCCGCCGTCTCCACGGCCGGATACGAGGCGGTGGGCATGGCCGACAACATCACGGCCGACGACTTCGAGCTGCGCATGGCCGCGTTCCGTCCCGCCACAAGGCAGCGCATCTCCAGGGCCCTGGCGGACTGCGGGCTCGACAGGCTGGTCGAGGTCAAGAACCCGCTGGACATGAACCCCGCGGCCACCGACGAACTTTTCACGGAGGTCGTGGAAGCGCTGGCGGCGGACCCGGGCGTGGATCTGGCCGTTGTCGGCATGATTCCGCTCACTCCGTCCCTGTCCTCCCTGGACATGGACGCAAGTCAGAACATCGCCGAGCGCATCGGCGCCATCGCACGCCACAGCCCCAAGCCCATCGTGGCCGTGGTCGACGGCGGCGAGATGTACAACCCCTTCGCGGCCATGCTGCGCGAACGGGGCATGCCCGTGTTCAGGGATGCGGACAGGGCCGTGCGGGCCCTCGGGCTGTATGTTCAGGCCCGACTTGGAGCGGAAAACCTGCGCTGCAGGAGAGGAGGAAACGTGGAAGAAAAAAAGGCTAGTCCTCTGCGTTCCGGCGCAGATTCTTGAGACGTGACTGTTTGGCCTTGGATGCCAGACGCCGCTCCTTGGAAGCCCGGGTGGGTTTCGTGGCCCGGCGAGGCTTGGGGCGCACGGCGGCCTGGGCCACCAAATGCGCCAGGCGCTCAAGGGCAGCCTTGCGATTGGCCTCCTGGGTGCGATGCGACTCGGCCCGGATGACCAGCTCACCGTCCACGGTGAGCCGCTTTCCGGCCAGCGCTTCAAGACGGGCCATCCCGTCCTCGTCCAGTCCGCGAATCGCGTCCAGGCGAACGCGCAGACGCACGGCCGTGGCCACCTTGTTCACATTCTGGCCGCCGGGACCGGAGGAGCGGATGAATTCGAGGCGGATGTCCTCGTCTTCGATATGTACGCGGGGTGTGATGAACATGGGGAGTGGATACCGAAAATGTCTTGGTTCCGAAAGCGAAAAGGGCAGCCTTGGCCGCCCTTTTCGCGCTTGATGTTTTTCCTTGTGATCAGCCGC
This Desulfomicrobium apsheronum DNA region includes the following protein-coding sequences:
- a CDS encoding 4Fe-4S dicluster domain-containing protein is translated as MSNYRMKLDKKRCIHCKACEVHCKVKNNNPVGIKYAVHTSGKPELKDGKIVMKASFRSCYHCDDPACVAACPTEAMVRRESDGLVYVVKELCIGCEACIEACPWNIPVLHEEENIVGKCDYCMDRLDAGLEPACVTACTTHALCLERKK
- a CDS encoding molybdopterin-dependent oxidoreductase, with protein sequence MTATKSVFSVCGMCTVRCPIQVDVQDGKAVRVQGNEFSPLKKGLCARGAAGIALEQDPEKPQTPLIRVGERGEGKWKAVSWDEALDYVADKLKGIMAEHGPRSVLWSDRGGPFPDLHQAFMRGIGSPNYCNHDASCARNVQHGAQSVIGVGRKMVAYDLRNAKHIILQTRNIMEAINVAEVNAALDGIAGGAKLTVIDIRGNVSASKADNFFLIRPGTDYGFNLGVIHALIYEGLYNKEYVEQFVDGFEQLKEFVKPYTPEWAAAETGASAEAIVDLARQLSAAAPSVVWHPGWMVARYNDSFQVCRTAYIINALLGSIGAKGGLPFVNAAKEVGRKGLKKLVDLFPKPEEKRADGVGWKYPQFDGGPGLVNLAYDAIVTGEPYPVKAYLCFRHDPLMAMPDPEALKKKWAGLDLLVSITFSWSDTAWNSDVVLPLSTYLARESIIAGKSGLKPQFFVRHRAQEPTFDSKADWEIICGLAKRLGLDPLAFETIEDLWNYQLQETGVSIEDFQAKGFVELADKPLYRPMSEIKLPTPSGKIEMSSGKWAKAGHDTLPPYISPARPPQGMFRIAFGRVGVHTQGHTVNNPLLAEQMPENVAWIHTSRAAEMGIADGDLVEVFSVRGESGRIRAFVTDCVHPEALFMVHGFGHKLPVESRAIGKGAADHELMPGGLESWDKGGGCLSMQEHFVGVRKI
- a CDS encoding SH3 domain-containing protein; the encoded protein is MKTILRGLILGVWAAVFITLLSACAGKPGSEIKPDSGPTLVERDETPQGPALLSEIVLAVPQRASLAVPVSDQPLMAPAEQAAMHNQALERFFAPWKQVRASLSAKDISWGVRGLGSKQGYAENLQPYPQDRWVHVVALQDLPTYPSLSAPAITVRNTAMRVLPSNRPFFLDPKRPGEGFPFDYFQNTAVWMGTPVFITHVSLDRAWYYVETAFANGWVRSEDVALTDANFCAQYESRAMVALRKDETSLVGQGMFLGQTHIGAIFPLHSRGGQGFMVKVPVRDATGRAKVALAELGYLQASRMPLPLTSRTVAELADAMSGQLYGWGGMFENRDCSSAMRDLFLPFGIWLPRNSSQQAKHGGEHLSLEGLDAAAKLNAIRTQGVPFASLVWLPGHIGLYLGTSDRNEPLMLHNLWGVRTVLPEGGEGRAVVGRLVISTLRPGEERDDVGRDDFLDKVRGLTLIGAKSSMIEK
- a CDS encoding YitT family protein; protein product: MNSKLRLYAYSIPWNIFLLTVGSFLVAMSIKSVAVPHGFVTGGVSGIALLIYYFTATLTPGLWLFVLNIPIAVIGWVMISRRFVLYTAYGMCAITAWMEIISFTLPVHDHLLAAIAGGAMLGAGAGISMRSLGSTGGLDILGILLHQRFGFRIGQVSFIFNAALFTISFSLLETDMVLYSLIMVFVTSQIMDYVLSMFNQRKLVFIISDHAQVISDAIIKSANRGVTLLEGRGGYTGQPKQVVMTVVNNVQQKKLEELIFTLDPDAFVIFENTFNVIGKGFSRRKVY
- a CDS encoding acetate--CoA ligase family protein yields the protein MSIKVATHIDFTAMTQIFAQAERKGRDLLYEHEVYSLLRNLGSETPPRSLLLLAGTRPSDEELLALPGDRVVLKIVSPYIVHKSDVGGVRIVPKHPDKIRSTWRRMMYEVAENYADRIERRPTHAPAHYQGLTGDALVSAISQDIQGVLLVQFIPPDATSFGNELIVGLRATREFGMVLTAGVGGTDTELLADNFRKNRSIVSASTELNDGESFFELFRRTVAYKVLAGKTRGQKRAVADEQLIECFSAFIQVGNFFSPTAGDAPFVIEELEINPFAFSDFMMVPLDGMCRFSLPQKTLAAPRPVEKIHTLLHPVRIALIGVSTSRQNFGRVILQNVLAHGFPADRITVIHPSATEIDGVACARELSALSEPVDLFVVAVAAENLPELIEEIMNCKKAASVLLIPGGLGETQDSRAMAEKIMSRIDDGHRQGDGPVFLGGNSMGVISHPGNYDTWFIPENKLPKGRGQHHRNSAFISQSGAFMATRMSRAPELDPAYLISIGNQNDLTLGDFMAYFKSHPDTDVIGVYCEGFNDLDGVHFTRAVREAVLAGKEIIFYKAGRTPEGKTATSSHTASLAGDYTVCESCLTQAGAMVARSFNQFTELYMLAKGLHGKAIAGNRMAAVSTAGYEAVGMADNITADDFELRMAAFRPATRQRISRALADCGLDRLVEVKNPLDMNPAATDELFTEVVEALAADPGVDLAVVGMIPLTPSLSSLDMDASQNIAERIGAIARHSPKPIVAVVDGGEMYNPFAAMLRERGMPVFRDADRAVRALGLYVQARLGAENLRCRRGGNVEEKKASPLRSGADS
- the arfB gene encoding alternative ribosome rescue aminoacyl-tRNA hydrolase ArfB; its protein translation is MFITPRVHIEDEDIRLEFIRSSGPGGQNVNKVATAVRLRVRLDAIRGLDEDGMARLEALAGKRLTVDGELVIRAESHRTQEANRKAALERLAHLVAQAAVRPKPRRATKPTRASKERRLASKAKQSRLKNLRRNAED